CATCTCGATCTGTTGGGTTGATGTTTTGTTGTTCATGGTTCTGTCTCCTCGATAACTGGTAGGGCGATGCCTGGTTGGTTCTACCTGCTGCGCCAGACGGCGTACAGAGTGATACCCAGAAAAATGAATAGCGCCGGGAAGAGCACGTAGTCCAGATAGCCGACAGCCCAACTCAGACCGACAGCCGCAAATAGCACGACAAGAATTGGCGTGAAGCAACAGAGCGCGGCAATCACTGTGCCTATCACGCCGAATTTCAGAAGAAACGTTCGATTCATGTTTTGATCCTGCTTTCTTGTATGTGTTGTTCGAGGGATGCGAGGAAGGGACACTCACCTTTAGGGCCGTCCTGTGCGCAGGCGGCGATCAGGTCCTTCAGTGCGCCCTGGATGGCCTGGAGCGACCGGATCTTCTCGGCCACATCCGCAGCCTTGCCCTCGGCCCGATGACGCACCTCGTCACAGGAGGTTTTTGCGTCCACCCGCAATGCCAACAGTTCTCTGGTCTCGGCCAGGGTGAAACCCAGGGCCTTTGCTTGCTTGATAAAGCGCAGGCGGGACACGCTTTCCGCGCCATAAAGTCGATAGCCAGATTCGGTGCGCGGCGGATCAGGTAGCAAACCCCGGCGTTCGTAATAGCGGATGGTTTCGATGGGGACCCTGCTCTGCCTGGCTATCTGCCCGATTGTGAGCGATTTCGACATAGGATGGCTCCTCTCTTGTTCAGGTGGTATCAGTTCAGGTGCGACGCACTTTGAGCGACTTCAGAACCGGCATTGTGCTGAAACCCGAGTCATCGACGCTCGCGAAGTGCGTCGCACCTCTAAGGCGAACACTTACTTCAGGTGCAGTCAGTGTACACCCTGCACCATACTACAGAGTCAAGGGCCAATTTCCTCAAACGAGCAAAGAAGTCCGGCTCTTGAAAAAGTCGGACTTCTGGGTCAACCGGCCTTCATTTCTTCCCGGTCAATTTTTGGGCCGCGACGACGACGACCGCTTCCGAAGCAATGCCAAACTTCTCGTAGAGCACGCTGGCCGGGGCGCTGGCGCCGAAGCCATCCATGCCCACCACCGCGCCGTCCAGCCCGACGTAGCGCTCCCAGCCCAGCCTGATCGCCGCTTCCACGGCCACGCGAGCGCGCACCGCCATGGGCAGCACGCTCTCGCGATACTCTGCCGACTGGCGGTCGAACAGATCCCAACTGGGCATGGAAATGACATGGACGTTGACGCCTTCGGCGGCCAAACGCTTGCCTGCGGCCAGGGCGAACTGTGTCTCGGAGCCGCTGCCGATAATCGAACGGTTCGGCAGTCTACGCTTTGAACGTTCGCAGCGGCTCGCGTCTTACCCACTGTGCAAGGCCAACTTCTATGCGAATCCTTTGGGATGACAGGGTAAGGTCCTGCAGTCATGGGTTGTCTAGCAAACTTGTGCCTGCAGCGCGCTGCATCTGTTTTGACTCGCTTTAGGCGCCTGGCCATCGATGACTTGCGAGGTAACTTATGATGAAACCTTCAGCCAAATCCACCAGCAACGCCAGACAGAGGGTAATCGCGGCGTCACGGCATGCGTGGCCTAAGCTGCTGGCTATGGTCATTTGGCTTATGCTGCTGGTCACATACTGGCAATACGTGCGTCTCAACGGCATCACGCCCCTGGAGTCGGTGCAGCGCCTGGTCACGTTCATGGGCAGCAGCGGCGCGGGGATGCTGGTCTATGTCCTGGTCTATATGCTGCGGCCGGTGTTGTTCTTCCCAGCCACGCTGTTGACGCTGGCCGGCGGCTATCTCTATGGCCCCTTTTGGGGTGTGGCCGTCGTGGTCGTGGCCAGCAACCTGTCCTCCCTGGTGGCCTACACCATCGGCCGCTTTTTCGGGGCCGGCCTGCTGGACCAGTCGGCCGATAGCGGCGCCCTGCAGTCCTACGCCGACCGCATACGCCGCAATAGCTTCGAGACGGTGCTGATCATGCGCTTCATCTTCCTGCCCTACGACCTGGTCAGCTACTTTGCCGGCTTTCTCCGCATCCGCTGGCAGGGTTTTCTGCTGGCGACAGCCCTGGGCAGCATTCCGGGCACCATCTCCTTTGTGCTGTTCGGTGCATCTATCGAAGGAACCTTCGGCGCCGAACTGCCGCGGCTGAACGGGTCGTCGCTGCTGGTGGGCGCCCTGATGCTCGCGGTGAGCCTGGGCCTGTCGCGTTGGTTCCGGCGCCGCGAGGCCAAACGCGCCGTCGCAAGGTCGGTAGTGACGACTTCAGTCGTCCCGGTTCGTAGTGACGACTTCAGTCGTCCCGGTTCGTAGTGACGACTGAAGTCGTCAGCGACTGAAGTCGCTACTACGAACATAGAAAGGTAGCATTCATGTCAAGAAAACTGTTCTTCATCGTATTGGTGGGCATCTGGACCCTGGCGGCGTGCACGCCGGTGGCACCGCCGCCTACGCCGGTCTCTGCGCCCGTCAGCGCCGCGGCCGAGGCGCCTTTGGTGGTCGCCGCCCCGCCCGGCTTCGAGGGCAAAACGTGGGCTGACGTCGTCGCTGCGGCGCGCGGCCAGACCGTCAACTTCTATATGTGGGGCGGCAGCGACGTGATCAACGGCTGGGTGACCGGCTACGTGGCGCAGAACCTCAAGGAGCGCTTTGGCATCACGCTGGTCATGACCCCCGTGAGCGACGCGCCGGAGTTCATCAACAAGATCCTGGGCGAGAAGCAGGCCGGCCGCGACGCCGACGGCAGCGTTGACCTGATGTGGGTCAACGGCGAGAACTTCCGCACCTTGCGCCAGGGCAACCTGGTCTACGGCCCCTGGTCGCGTTTCCTGCCCAACAGCGCTTTCGTCAACTGGGAAGATGCCAGCGTGGCCAACGACTTCGGCACGCCGGTGGAGGGCTACGAGTCGCCCTACGGCAAGGCGCAATTCGTGATGATCTACGACAGCGCCAGGCTCGCTG
This genomic stretch from Caldilineales bacterium harbors:
- the merF gene encoding mercury resistance system transport protein MerF; protein product: MNRTFLLKFGVIGTVIAALCCFTPILVVLFAAVGLSWAVGYLDYVLFPALFIFLGITLYAVWRSR
- a CDS encoding MerR family transcriptional regulator yields the protein MSKSLTIGQIARQSRVPIETIRYYERRGLLPDPPRTESGYRLYGAESVSRLRFIKQAKALGFTLAETRELLALRVDAKTSCDEVRHRAEGKAADVAEKIRSLQAIQGALKDLIAACAQDGPKGECPFLASLEQHIQESRIKT
- a CDS encoding TVP38/TMEM64 family protein, with protein sequence MVIWLMLLVTYWQYVRLNGITPLESVQRLVTFMGSSGAGMLVYVLVYMLRPVLFFPATLLTLAGGYLYGPFWGVAVVVVASNLSSLVAYTIGRFFGAGLLDQSADSGALQSYADRIRRNSFETVLIMRFIFLPYDLVSYFAGFLRIRWQGFLLATALGSIPGTISFVLFGASIEGTFGAELPRLNGSSLLVGALMLAVSLGLSRWFRRREAKRAVARSVVTTSVVPVRSDDFSRPGS